CTAATCACTGATCCTACTCGTGTTACTCCCCATTCAAGTACAACTATTGACTTGATTTTTACTAACTCTCCTCATCGAGTCACTGATTTTGGAGTAATTGACTTGTCTATGAGTGACCATTTCCTGATTTTTTGTAACAGAACCTGCAAACGTCCCCGACCTAAGCCGAAGGTGATCAAAGTTCACAGTTTCAAAGGTTTTGATCAATCTGCCTGTATTACCGATCAGGAAAGCCAACCTTGGGACACGCTATATCTTTTTGACTCTCCTGATGATGCCTGGTTTGGTATGGAGACTTTTGTAAGGGATGTCTGTTTGAAACATGCTCCTCTGAGAACTATGCGGGTACGCCGGTCACAACGTGGATGGATGTCTGACCAGATTAGATCTATGATGAAGGAACGTGACAAAATGAAACGCAAAGCTTGTAAGTCCAAATTAGATATAGATTGGACCAGTTACAAACAGCTGCGTAATTCTGTCACTCGGCAGATTGAATTAGCTAAACGAGATTACTTCAATAACCTGCTTAAAACTCAAGCCCAGGATGCTTCCAAACTATGGTCTTCCATTAGAAAGCTCATACctaaaaaaagcaaagttgcaGTGCAAGAAATTTCGCTTGATGATAAAACCTTTACGGGCAGTTTGGATATTGCTAATTGTTTTAACAAGTTTTTTACGTCAGTGGGTAGTCGTCTTAGAAGCCTTCTTCCCACATTGAATGTAAGCTCATATTGTGATCGTCTGATTTTGACACCACGAGATACACCAGACTTTGTATTTAAAGACATACCAGTTAGCTTCGTTCGGAAAGAATTGTCATCGCTGTGCACGTGTCAAGAAATCTTCTGGCCTCAAGGACATTCACTCGCGCATACTCAAAGTTGGTTCCAATGTTCTAGCCGCTCCGCTTACCCACATTTTTAATTTATCAATCCGCTGTGGCGAAATACCAAGGTCATGGAAAGCAGCTACTGTCACTCCGCTTCACAAGAGTGGATCACATTGTGATCCAAATAATTTTAGACCGATTTCTGTACTACCAGTTGTTATGAAGATTTTTGAACGAGCAATCCACAAACAGCTCTACGACCATCTGGTTACGAATAAGCTTATATCTCAATTTCAATCAGGATTCAGACCCGGTCATTCAACCAGTACAGCCCTGCTCGATGTTTCAGACTACCTGAAAAATATCGATGAAGGAAATCTTACTGgagcagtgtttttagacctTAGCAAGGCTTTCGATATCATTGACCACTCTCTCCTTAAGATTAAACTTGCTGCACTCGGTGTCAGAGGACGAGCACTGGCCTGGTTTGATAATTATTTATCTGGCAGAACACAGTCTGTTAGTGTAAATGGAACGTATTCAGATACCGCAGATCTATCACTTGGAGTACCTCAAGGGTCTGTCCTGGGCCCATTATTATTTATCTTATAAAATTTACCTAGTGTTGTTCATTGTTGTAAAATAGttttgtatgctgatgatactgcTCTGCTGATAGAAACATTCATTCTATTCAATCTGCTCTACAAGAAGACCTGAATGCGGTGGGTGAATGGTTTTCTTTGAATCGCTTGTTAGTTAACTGCGATAAAACCAATGTTATGCTTTTTGGCTCTAAACAGCGTCTCGCAAGATCACAAGGACTCTCCTTATTTTTATTtggcaaacttttggagttgtCTAACACTGTGAAATACTTGGGTTTAACTTTTGATGCTTCTATGGACTGGCATGAACACATCAATAATATTTCTAATAAAGTAACTCGTAGATTAAACTTATTGGGTAGAATTCGGAAATATTTAGATACGGATACCAGTAAGCTTTTATATACATCTTTAGTCCAGCCTTTAATGGAATATTGTGATATTGTCTGGTCCAATGCTGATAGTACCAGTCTTCAAAGACTCCTTAGGCTCCAGAaaaggggagcgcggattattctccaaaaaaAGATCAGGGAAGATCGTACCGCAAATTTGTATTGTGAACTGGGATGGGTCTCCTTGTTTGAACGTTGGAATTTTCACAAGTGTCTAACTGTATTTAAATGCCTTAATGGAATTTATCCGCCTTATTTGAGAAGGCTTTTTTCTTACAATTCCGATGTCCACCATTACAATACTAGAAACAGAGCGAATTTACACATGGTTAAAATAACTTCTAAATCTGGCTATAGGTCATTTGCCTATTCAGCTGCTAAATTATTTAACAACCTTGATTATGCCACAAAACGCTCCTTGACCCTTAAAGAgtttgtaaataactattgGTCTAAATGATTTGcaataatttacataattttcgtatagtttaattatttatttttaatgtttatattgtattaatatatacatttctGTGTGTATGTTTTTATATTTTAGATGCACAGCTTCATTGTAAATAAGTGACTTAGCTTTATGGATTCTGTGcttaataaagtatctatctatctatctatctatctatctatctatctacaggGTCGTGGAGATTGTTCTAAATGAGTACACCAGCTTTCTCAGACTGAGGTTGGTAGTACGGTAGTATGTAAAGTGAGTTTTGCACGGGAGTCCAAGTCAATTCTGAGATTCCTCTGATTAAGTGGTGTTTAGTACtgaatgttgttgttgtcgctTGCGAATACGTTTAGTCAGTTGTGTTTTCAATTTCCTACTGGTCTCAACAATATGTAAAAGGCTTGGCAGTCGCAATATGAGGTCTTATCAACCGCTCCTGTTGTGTTGGCGTTGAGTTCGTGTTTGTCTTAGACGATATCAAGGAGTGATTAATCATTATAGGTTGGTTGTATAAAAAGTGAATTAAAGTCATTCACGCTTCGAACACAATGTACATGGAGACACAGCAACATTAAAAAGTGACAATCATGTCGTGGATTCCTAAATACTTTAATTATTGACAAAAGGATTCTCTACGGAAGCCCTAATATACATCCagcaataaattattgttgtcGGTTATGGCTCCAACATTTGTCTAACTTTATTTATAAATGTACATCAACAAGAAAAAGGCtaatttcttcgtttttcttctcaGTAGCAACCAGTTGGTACTGTTACGCTTGTACCGTCGCAGCATTGGACGCGAATCATTGTCGCCGGTCTTCCTC
The sequence above is a segment of the Montipora foliosa isolate CH-2021 chromosome 2, ASM3666993v2, whole genome shotgun sequence genome. Coding sequences within it:
- the LOC137991192 gene encoding uncharacterized protein — encoded protein: MAHLNIRSLVKNIDELRQFVCTNNLDVLTLSETWLDSPFSDEEIAIDNFRMERCDRCRNGGGTAMFIHERFVYERLPLSPELNNLEMVMCAVKLPRSRPLLIGSVYRPPDDKNFTGLFMKYLEQLAFESSEIFLLGDFNLHILSSKGKEFINSMKDMGLTQLITDPTRVTPHSSTTIDLIFTNSPHRVTDFGVIDLSMSDHFLIFCNRTCKRPRPKPKVIKVHSFKGFDQSACITDQESQPWDTLYLFDSPDDAWFGMETFVRDVCLKHAPLRTMRVRRSQRGWMSDQIRSMMKERDKMKRKACKSKLDIDWTSYKQLRNSVTRQIELAKRDYFNNLLKTQAQDASKLWSSIRKLIPKKSKVAVQEISLDDKTFTGSLDIANCFNKFFTSVGSRLRSLLPTLNVSSYCDRLILTPRDTPDFVFKDIPVSFVRKELSSLCTCQEIFWPQGHSLAHTQRFRPGHSTSTALLDVSDYLKNIDEGNLTGAVFLDLSKAFDIIDHSLLKIKLAALGVRGRALAWFDNYLSGRTQSVSVNGTYSDTADLSLGVPQGCTASL